A window of Festucalex cinctus isolate MCC-2025b chromosome 6, RoL_Fcin_1.0, whole genome shotgun sequence contains these coding sequences:
- the LOC144020906 gene encoding CMRF35-like molecule 8: MEIFFLLMAFLIQGSANMETQVTGVSGENITITCSDDYFLDHVKYFCKKDCRYANDVLIKSRGATWYSNGKYSIRDAKRQFYVTIFHLTMKDAGTYWCVWERNILDEYKKISLTVREATTPAPKPTTTPPKRVHPSTSASMKPLYIGVSLGVLTLALAIVLLIYFKQQKGKISTHSEEEKDESPPYAMVSKAKIKSSGTLPSSVAQSQDTSRYGDSIPPDSLYYSTVSHHSPVDGNEVSNEPANVTYSTVMFTDESPVYCNV; this comes from the exons ATGGAGATATTTTTCCTTCTCATGGCATTCCTAATACAAG GGAGCGCAAACATGGAGACTCAAGTGACAGGAGTATCTGGGGAGAACATTACAATAACATGCTCTGACGACTACTTTTTAGATCATGTCAAATACTTCTGCAAGAAAGACTGTCGATATGCTAATGACGTCCTAATAAAAAGCAGGGGGGCAACATGGTATTCAAATGGGAAATACAGCATAAGGGATGCAAAAAGACAATTCTATGTTACAATCTTTCACCTGACGATGAAGGATGCTGGTACCTACTGGTGTGTATGGGAAAGAAATATCCttgatgaatacaaaaaaatttcTCTCACTGTCAGAGAAG caaCAACACCAGCACCCAAGCCAACAACAACCCCACCAAAGCGAGTACATCCAAGTACTTCAGCCTCTA TGAAGCCGTTGTACATCGGAGTAAGCCTCGGAGTACTCACGCTAGCACTGGCAATAGTCCTTCTAATATACTTCAAACAGCAAAAGGGGAAGATTAGCACACATTCTG aagaagaaaaggacGAAAGCCCACCCTATGCAATGGTTTCCAAAGCAAAGATCAAATCATCTGGTACCCTTCCCTCATCTGTTGCTCAGAGTCAGGATACCAGCAGATATGGTGACTCCATTCCACCAGACAGTCTCTACTATTCCACTGTCAGCCACCACAGCCCCGTGGACGGCAACGAGGTCTCAAATGAGCCCGCAAACGTGACATACTCCACCGTTATGTTCACAGATGAATCGCCAGTGTACTGCAATGTCTGA
- the LOC144020380 gene encoding uncharacterized protein LOC144020380 encodes MAIALKVYVSMTATVFLLAVTGGKRGSQEIGDHQYWEDMQARIIHEHVGESVRIECPYPSSHDKDDQFLCKGDNPVSCERVTDKTKILRVNKRKKHFSVHISDLSKADSGTYWCRSNIPWKKSEYTKVQLHVADEATTRSRRPAVRVTAATVVMISKSSMWSSTPTPSRHSVVKYINVAVLVSPILLAVPLLALVVFIYKRTSKQGGSSVQGRHDGPNNQAELPDNLYEEIQMQSQQGNAMVNPPEPIHYSMINFQQESSNISTAHNSHLEAEENRSDSSGSCVIPSVPAVADIYSTVAKQREP; translated from the exons ATGGCAATAGCTTTAAAAGTGTATGTCTCCATGACAg CCACAGTGTTTTTATTGGCAGTGACAGGAGGCAAAAGGGGTTCTCAGGAGATTGGCGATCATCAAT ACTGGGAAGACATGCAAGCAAGAATAATACATGAACATGTTGGAGAATCTGTCCGAATTGAGTGCCCCTACCCAAGCAGCCATGACAAGGATGATCAATTCTTGTGCAAGGGAGATAATCCAGTCAGTTGTGAGAGGGTGACAGATAAAACCAAAATCTTGagagtaaataaaagaaaaaaacatttttcagtgCACATCAGTGATCTGAGCAAAGCAGACTCTGGGACATATTGGTGTCGCTCTAATATACCCTGGAAGAAAAGTGAATACACCAAAGTGCAACTTCATGTTG CAGATGAAGCGACCACAAGATCAAGACGTCCTGCTGTGCGTGTGACGGCAGCAACTGTGGTGATGATATCAAAATCATCGATGTGGTCTTCAACGCCAACACCATCAAGACACAGTGTGGTCAAAT ATATCAATGTGGCAGTTCTGGTGTCTCCCATATTGTTGGCAGTACCTTTGCTTGCACTCGTAGTGTTTATTTACAAACGCACCTCGAAACAAG GAGGATCATCAGTGCAGGGGCGACATGATGGACCCAACAACCAG GCAGAGCTTCCTGATAACCTGTATGAGGAGATACAGATGCAGTCTCAGCAAGGAAATGCCATGGTCAACCCTCCAGAGCCGATACACTATTCCATGATTAATTTCCAGCAGGAGTCAAGCAACATCTCAACTGCACATAATTCCCACCTTGAGGCTGAAGAAAATAGGTCCGACTCCTCTGGCAGTTGTGTTATTCCTAGCGTCCCTGCAGTGGCAGATATCTACTCCACTGTAGCAAAACAGAGAGAGCCGTGA
- the LOC144020870 gene encoding CMRF35-like molecule 8, with product MEILFLVVTFLMQGIANMETEVTGVSGENITITCTDDYFLDNVKYFCKRNCRYDNDVLIKSRGATWYSNGKYSIRDAKRQFYVTIFHLTKEDAGTYWCVWEILALDDEYKKVSLTVREATTSAPKPTTTSPKQVHPKPGTILFVVLMVCGVVATCVCLGTLILVVTLKCQRVRKQQKREMSADYENVMVALKSDGHCRGSRPKCEAHLDAPKDLTLENQESGFSDYENLDLSQVKAHAYDDLHGKKIPKQKHRH from the exons ATGGAGATACTTTTTCTTGTCGTGACATTTCTTATGCAAG GGATCGCAAACATGGAGACTGAAGTGACAGGAGTATCTGGAGAGAACATTACAATAACATGCACTGACGACTACTTTTTAGATAATGTCAAATACTTCTGCAAGAGAAACTGTCGATATGATAACGACGTCCTAATAAAAAGCAGGGGGGCAACATGGTATTCAAATGGGAAATACAGCATAAGGGATGCAAAAAGACAATTCTATGTTACAATCTTTCACCTGACGAAGGAGGATGCTGGTACCTACTGGTGTGTATGGGAAATACTTGCGTTAGATGATGAATACAAAAAAGTTTCCCTCACCGTCAGAGAAG CAACAACATCAGCACCCAAGCCAACAACAACCTCACCAAAGCAAGTTCATCCAA AGCCTGGAACAATCCTGTTTGTAGTTCTAATGGTGTGTGGTGTAGTTGCCACATGTGTGTGTCTTGGTACACTCATTTTGGTCGTGACATTGAAATGCCAGCGGgtcagaaaacaacaaaaaagagag ATGTCAGCTGACTACGAGAATGTGATGGTTGCTCTCAAAAGTGATGGTCACTGTCGGGGCTCAAGACCAAAGTGTGAAGCTCATTTGGATGCACCAAAAGATCTGACATTAGAAAATCAAGAGTCCGGCTTCAGTGATTATGAGAATTTAGATCTCAGTCAAGTGAAGGCGCATGCCTATGATGACCTTCATGGAAAGAAAATCCCCAAGCAGAAACATCGCCACTGA